A single region of the Mycteria americana isolate JAX WOST 10 ecotype Jacksonville Zoo and Gardens chromosome 10, USCA_MyAme_1.0, whole genome shotgun sequence genome encodes:
- the GDPD2 gene encoding glycerophosphoinositol inositolphosphodiesterase GDPD2: MADAPGCCRPCATCLLCLYSCQWITAKKEKRKGLRTTKCDCSWFLFLFCVFLFTLVWVYFAIVILNDFHNFNEFIFRQRKLWLDWSLVLLIATAMLITYSAVLLVLALCLQLCGQPLKLHWLHKTLLILTALVVAAAFTGLGIKWAEEWRSARISLQATGPFLHIGIVGGMTFLAWPLASFIYRTRNTGLKVFLLLVYCAVMIALYLAPLGITSPCIMEGNQLPPKPALVGHRGAPMLAPENTLMSLRRAVDCDVQVFETDVMVSADGVPFLMHDEELTRTTNVQAVFPERAALNSTAFNWTDLQQLDAGSWFLERRPFPTVQSLSADDRDQVTKQRIPSLEEVLKAAKQSNISIMFDLRPENHSDYQSFVNATLEVILQSGIPLQQVLWLPDGFREQVKQQAPGVQQVYGRKRHQNEKEPLLHVNLPYQDMSSEEIRQYRQDNISVNLYVVNQPWLFSVLWCSGVSSVTTNACQVLKEMKHPIWLLPSSTYLMIWIVVDCTSFLAILWAFLLLKKCSQRRRPVESETDVLLTKINSLMQE, translated from the exons ATGGCAGACGCCCCTGGCTGCTGCCGCCCCTGTGccacctgcctgctctgcctctaCAGCTGCCAGTGGATCACTGccaagaaggagaagaggaagggccTGAGAACCACCAAG TGTGACTGCAGCTggttccttttcctcttctgtgtctTCCTCTTCACACTGGTGTGGGTCTACTTCGCCATCGTCATCCTCAATGATTTCCACAACTTCAATGA GTTCATCTTCAGGCAGAGGAAGTTGTGGCTAGACTGGTCCCTGGTCCTGCTCATAGCTACGGCCATGCTGATCACTtactcagctgtgctgctg GTCCTTGCTTTGTGCTTGCAGCTCTGCGGCCAGCCCTTGAAGCTACACTGGCTGCACAAG ACCCTGCTGATCTTAACTGCCctggtggtggctgcagcctTCACAGGGCTGGGAATAAAGTGGGCGGAGGAGTGGAGAAGTGCACGTATCTCCCTGCAG gcaacaggtcccTTCCTGCACATTGGAATCGTGGGGGGAATGACATTCCTTGCCTGGCCCCTGGCCAGCTTCATCTACCGCACCCGCAACACAG GTCTCAAGGTGTTTCTGCTGCTTGTGTACTGTGCAGTGATGATCGCACTGTATCTGGCTCCCCTGGGAATCACCTCCCCTTGCATCATGGAGGGGAACCAGCTGCCCCCCAAGCCAGCCCTGGTTGGCCACCGAGGAGCCCCCATG CTGGCCCCTGAAAACACCCTCATGTCGCTGCGCAGGGCGGTGGACTGTGATGTGCAAGTCTTTGAGACAGACGTCATGGTGAG TGCTGACGGGGTCCCATTCCTCATGCATGACGAGGAACTCACCAGGACCACCAATGTGCAGGCTGTGTTCCCTGAGAGGGCTGCCCTGAACAGCACCGCCTTCAACTGGACAGACCTCCAGCAGCTGGATGCTGGCAGCTGGTTCCTGGAG CGGAGGCCATTTCCCACTGTGCAGAGTCTTTCTGCTGATGATCGCGACCAGGTGACTAAACAGAGAATCCCATCCCTGGAAGAGGTGCTAAAGGCAGCCAAGCAGAGCAATATCTCCATCATGTTTGACCTCCGGCCTGAGAACCACAGTGACTACCAGAGCTTCGTCAATGCCACCCTGGAAGTGATCTTACAGTCAGGCATCCCACTACAGCAG GTCCTCTGGCTGCCAGATGGGTTCAGGGAACAGGTCAAACAGCAAGCCCCAGGCGTTCAGCAAGTTTATGGCCGGAAGAGACACCAGAATGAGAAGGAGCCACTGCTGCATGTCAATCTGCCCTACCAGGACATGAGCTCTGAGGAGATCAG GCAGTACCGCCAGGACAACATCTCTGTCAACTTGTACGTGGTGAACCAGCCCTGGCTCTTCTCCGTGCTGTGGTGCTCTGGGGTGAGCTCTGTCACCACCAACGCCTGCCAGGTGCTGAAGGAGATGAAACACCCCATCTGGCTGCTC CCCAGCAGCACGTACCTCATGATCTGGATTGTTGTAGACTGCACTTCCTTCCTTGCCATCCTCTGGGCCTTCCTCTTGCTGAA GAAATGCTCCCAGAGAAGACGGCCAGTGG AGTCCGAGACAGACGTGCTGCTCACAAAGATCAACAGCTTGATGCAAGAGTGA